The following are encoded together in the Planococcus antarcticus DSM 14505 genome:
- a CDS encoding DUF2187 family protein, translating to MMAFQPHEKEVSEFVAARYIGEWISFTRNDVDVNGTIFKIMDNSVIVEISPEDAKEIGAASNMTVISHKKYRIIEA from the coding sequence ATGATGGCATTCCAACCCCATGAAAAAGAAGTATCAGAATTCGTAGCAGCCCGCTACATTGGCGAATGGATTTCGTTCACTCGTAACGATGTCGATGTCAACGGCACCATCTTTAAAATTATGGACAACTCAGTGATTGTTGAAATTTCGCCAGAAGATGCAAAAGAAATAGGTGCAGCATCCAACATGACTGTAATTTCACATAAGAAATACCGGATCATCGAAGCGTAA
- a CDS encoding C40 family peptidase, whose product MKSLLQKESTAWVCSVPVATVWTAPEKVRPIDTDNIMENPNINKWLQEMSREENKDLTDSNRIQTQLLYGEPVLIDEVVNGWAKIIAIWQPCQKEERGYPGWVPMSQLKEVEALTELGYARVTQNKAQLWTEDFKPLKAVSFNTLLPVKELGDFVRLHTPDGDAIIMADAVEIVAAYNRGLQANGLDIAKLGAEFLDLPYLWAGMSSYGFDCSGLTYNLMKANGISISRDAVDQALEGTEINQYDPDSWHIGDLLFFAYEEGKGKLHHVGVYYGDGLMLHSPTPGKAVEIIELAGTKHETELCAVRRFTEKQYRD is encoded by the coding sequence GTGAAGAGCTTGCTGCAGAAAGAATCCACAGCATGGGTATGCAGTGTTCCGGTCGCAACCGTTTGGACGGCACCTGAAAAAGTACGTCCCATCGACACGGATAACATTATGGAAAACCCGAATATTAATAAATGGCTGCAGGAAATGAGCCGTGAGGAAAATAAAGATCTGACCGATAGCAACCGGATCCAGACACAACTTCTTTATGGAGAACCTGTGTTGATTGATGAAGTGGTGAATGGCTGGGCAAAAATTATCGCAATTTGGCAGCCTTGCCAAAAAGAAGAGCGGGGTTACCCGGGATGGGTGCCCATGAGTCAATTAAAGGAAGTCGAAGCCTTGACTGAACTCGGCTACGCCCGTGTAACACAGAATAAAGCCCAGCTCTGGACAGAAGACTTCAAACCCCTAAAAGCTGTTTCTTTTAATACCTTATTGCCGGTCAAAGAACTTGGCGATTTTGTCCGACTGCACACGCCAGATGGCGACGCTATCATCATGGCAGATGCTGTGGAAATCGTCGCCGCCTATAATCGCGGTCTACAGGCAAATGGACTGGATATTGCAAAATTGGGCGCAGAATTTTTAGACTTGCCTTATTTATGGGCCGGCATGTCAAGCTATGGTTTTGACTGTTCAGGACTCACTTACAATCTAATGAAAGCGAATGGTATTAGCATTTCACGCGATGCCGTGGACCAAGCGCTCGAAGGCACCGAAATCAACCAGTATGACCCGGACTCTTGGCATATTGGCGATCTGCTGTTCTTTGCTTACGAGGAAGGGAAAGGAAAGCTGCATCACGTAGGCGTCTATTATGGCGACGGCTTGATGCTCCATTCGCCAACTCCTGGAAAAGCGGTAGAGATCATTGAGTTGGCTGGTACAAAGCACGAAACGGAATTGTGTGCGGTCCGTCGATTCACTGAAAAGCAGTACCGGGACTAA
- a CDS encoding S66 peptidase family protein — MRKLPKRLKKGDLVGVIAPSSPPDQESLQRALPFLEELGLTIKLGKSVSATHGYLAGTDEERLADLHAMFEDPEVSGIFCAGGGYGAARLADKIDYAMIKENPKVFWGYSDISFLHTAIGEYADLVTFHGPMLASDVGKPEFHERSGRMFGQLFKPFELHYTEEVAPLETIIGGIVQGAMVGGNLSLIRSAIGTKFDLDVKGKILLIEDIDKEPYEVDGILNQMRMSRKFDEAAGIVIGDFKNAEPKKRKASLTMDQVFNDYFGALKIPVVKGFKIGHCEPHFSVPLGTLARLDGDAKTLTILPGVE, encoded by the coding sequence TTGAGAAAATTACCGAAACGACTGAAAAAAGGGGATTTGGTTGGTGTCATTGCACCTTCAAGTCCACCGGATCAAGAAAGTCTACAGAGGGCTTTGCCGTTTTTAGAAGAACTTGGCTTGACAATCAAGCTCGGCAAATCAGTTAGCGCGACACATGGCTATTTAGCGGGAACCGATGAAGAACGCTTAGCAGATCTTCATGCTATGTTTGAAGACCCGGAAGTATCGGGCATTTTTTGTGCGGGTGGAGGATACGGAGCTGCTCGTTTAGCAGACAAAATCGATTACGCCATGATCAAGGAAAATCCAAAAGTATTCTGGGGATATTCAGATATTAGCTTTTTACATACAGCCATCGGGGAATACGCTGATTTGGTGACATTCCACGGACCGATGTTAGCTTCAGATGTCGGCAAACCCGAATTCCATGAACGCAGTGGGCGCATGTTCGGCCAATTATTTAAGCCATTTGAACTTCATTACACAGAAGAAGTGGCACCGCTTGAAACAATAATCGGTGGAATCGTACAAGGCGCGATGGTTGGTGGCAATCTATCGCTGATCCGCAGTGCAATCGGCACGAAGTTCGACTTGGACGTTAAAGGCAAGATTTTATTGATTGAAGACATTGATAAAGAGCCTTATGAAGTGGACGGAATTCTCAATCAAATGCGCATGTCTCGAAAATTCGATGAGGCGGCAGGCATTGTCATTGGCGATTTCAAAAATGCCGAACCGAAAAAGCGCAAAGCATCGTTAACGATGGATCAAGTATTCAATGATTATTTCGGAGCGTTGAAAATTCCCGTTGTTAAAGGCTTTAAAATCGGCCATTGCGAACCGCATTTTTCTGTGCCGCTTGGTACGCTCGCAAGATTGGATGGCGATGCCAAAACTTTGACCATTCTTCCGGGCGTTGAATAA
- a CDS encoding M55 family metallopeptidase, with product MSMDMQGVTALPDYTYVDSEKVNYERGRRLTTEDANAIIRGSVESGDDECLVNDSHSKINNLIAEELHERAELITGGVKAYSMVESLDSSFIGAFFAGYHARAGQKGVTAHSMIFAVRTMWINRVEIGEIGFNAYVAGYYGVPVLLMAGNDCACREAEALIPNITTAAVKKSLSRSAVRTMHPEKAQRYLHEQIMQAIENKGNVKPLRPSEKPLLKIEFTHYRQAELAAMLPGCELEEGTTIVHFQAKDIL from the coding sequence TTGTCTATGGATATGCAAGGCGTCACAGCATTGCCAGATTATACATATGTGGATTCGGAAAAAGTCAACTATGAGCGGGGACGTCGTTTAACGACGGAAGATGCCAATGCTATCATCCGGGGTTCCGTTGAGTCCGGTGACGATGAATGTTTAGTCAATGACAGTCATTCGAAGATAAACAATCTAATTGCCGAGGAGTTGCACGAAAGAGCAGAGTTGATTACTGGCGGAGTTAAAGCGTATTCGATGGTCGAAAGTTTGGACAGCAGTTTTATCGGTGCTTTTTTTGCGGGTTACCACGCGCGTGCAGGCCAAAAAGGCGTTACGGCCCATTCGATGATTTTTGCGGTCCGAACGATGTGGATCAACAGAGTGGAAATCGGCGAGATCGGTTTTAACGCCTACGTTGCTGGTTACTACGGGGTACCGGTTTTATTGATGGCAGGAAACGATTGTGCGTGCAGAGAAGCAGAGGCGCTGATTCCGAACATCACAACAGCGGCTGTGAAAAAGTCACTGTCGCGTTCAGCCGTCCGAACGATGCATCCGGAAAAAGCGCAAAGATACTTGCACGAACAGATCATGCAGGCCATTGAAAATAAAGGGAATGTCAAACCTCTAAGACCATCTGAAAAGCCGCTGTTGAAAATTGAGTTTACCCATTATCGACAAGCTGAGCTGGCTGCTATGTTGCCCGGCTGTGAGTTAGAAGAAGGTACGACAATCGTCCATTTCCAAGCCAAAGATATACTATGA
- a CDS encoding DEAD/DEAH box helicase: protein MNQFQTEGSRLYYLTISRGELFRIQATNEAGNRIPPEIWKPYLYFLDKDSFFGLTAQTDGLDLVLTPADFVRLFQREPHHYVMFAGQRKEDEDWLKLAGKVADSLSDPDLWDHVSVEDGDILISDKYGDQEIRTFLSDTIHHQLRQKGLMVAQLPYIQGFIQQAGWQGLPDADDYVVAVQLSEPDADEFWSFKVVMRSKRGSVYWSPSKRRANEPIDKALPEKWRAFAEDIQQRQSLLLSLCPSVEQFDEDRFYHVEWTDAEILEFLRNDAEILQAFGIEVSIPSWLKVVQESKIHVKANVNSPIKKASVVGLDQIINFDWQFSLNGHDLSMQDFQRLVSENKEFIRIGNEWVRVDSNLLMQLRKMIEEAEDADWTIKDMLFQNVPEIMLEETAEEEDPLVEFHLNRSLKTLLDKLLDKRDLPETPLPQNLLTELRPYQKIGFDYLVFMREEGFGLCLADDMGLGKTVQLITYLLHVHGKNPDQPSLIVCPTSVLGNWQKELERFAPDLKVATHYGSIRPKGDEFNAFLAEEKPDVVLSTYGIVSSDGEEMQSLHWSSITLDEAQNIKNMYTKQSRTIRKFKGDHHIALTGTPIENRLSELWSIFDFINKGYLYRIKQFQETFMIPIERDNSEEHKEKLRQRIQPFLLRRTKKDPDLQLNLPEKQEQLEYCPLTPEQAALYEGLVQDTVQKMETLTGFEKKGLVLKMLSKLKQLCNHPSLYLKEPYTSAAEVLPRSQKLERIVTLAGEIAERGEQCLIFTQYIGMGHLLQQAINELYGHEVPFLTGSMPKQQRDSLVASFQEGKFPIFILSLKAGGTGLNLTAATHVLHADRWWNPAVENQATDRAYRIGQTQFVHVHKFVTIGTIEEKIDSLLVQKQSMSEEFIQSSQWMTDLSDTDLKELFTYSL, encoded by the coding sequence ATGAATCAATTCCAAACTGAAGGAAGCCGCCTCTATTATTTAACGATCAGCCGCGGAGAACTTTTCCGTATCCAGGCGACCAATGAAGCCGGCAACCGGATTCCGCCGGAAATCTGGAAGCCATATTTGTATTTTCTAGACAAAGATAGCTTTTTTGGTTTGACCGCACAGACAGATGGACTAGACCTAGTGCTGACCCCCGCTGATTTTGTCCGCTTATTTCAGCGTGAACCTCACCATTATGTGATGTTCGCCGGACAACGCAAGGAAGATGAAGACTGGCTGAAGCTTGCGGGAAAAGTCGCTGATTCCTTGAGCGATCCAGATTTATGGGATCATGTCTCGGTTGAAGACGGTGACATCCTCATCAGCGATAAGTACGGCGATCAGGAAATCCGGACTTTCCTTAGTGATACGATCCATCATCAATTGCGCCAAAAAGGATTAATGGTAGCCCAGCTGCCTTATATCCAGGGATTTATCCAACAGGCGGGTTGGCAGGGCTTACCAGATGCGGATGACTATGTCGTCGCAGTACAGTTAAGTGAACCGGATGCAGATGAATTCTGGTCCTTTAAAGTCGTGATGCGTTCGAAAAGGGGCAGCGTCTACTGGTCCCCTTCCAAGCGTCGTGCAAATGAACCGATCGACAAGGCTTTGCCAGAGAAATGGCGCGCCTTTGCGGAGGATATTCAACAACGCCAATCGCTGCTGTTAAGCTTATGCCCTTCTGTCGAGCAGTTTGATGAAGACCGTTTTTATCACGTTGAATGGACTGACGCAGAAATTCTTGAGTTTCTGCGCAACGATGCAGAAATTCTGCAGGCGTTTGGTATCGAAGTATCGATTCCTTCTTGGCTGAAGGTTGTTCAAGAATCGAAAATCCATGTCAAAGCCAATGTCAACTCGCCGATTAAGAAAGCGTCGGTTGTTGGACTCGACCAGATTATCAATTTTGACTGGCAGTTTTCCCTTAATGGCCATGATCTCAGCATGCAAGATTTTCAACGGTTAGTGTCCGAGAACAAGGAATTTATTCGTATTGGCAATGAATGGGTACGCGTCGATTCAAACCTATTGATGCAATTGCGTAAGATGATTGAGGAAGCAGAAGATGCCGACTGGACCATCAAAGACATGTTGTTTCAGAACGTACCCGAAATCATGCTGGAAGAAACGGCGGAAGAAGAAGATCCACTGGTTGAATTTCATTTGAACCGATCGCTGAAAACGTTGCTCGATAAGCTATTAGATAAACGTGATTTGCCGGAAACGCCGCTGCCACAGAATTTACTAACAGAGCTGCGCCCTTACCAGAAAATCGGTTTTGATTATTTGGTATTTATGCGTGAGGAGGGCTTTGGCCTTTGTTTGGCCGATGATATGGGGCTCGGAAAAACGGTTCAGCTAATAACGTACCTGCTGCATGTCCACGGAAAAAATCCGGATCAGCCATCGCTGATTGTCTGTCCGACTTCCGTGCTCGGCAACTGGCAAAAAGAATTGGAGCGTTTTGCGCCTGATTTGAAGGTTGCAACCCATTACGGCAGCATCCGTCCAAAAGGCGATGAGTTCAATGCCTTTTTAGCGGAAGAAAAACCGGATGTTGTCTTATCGACTTACGGCATCGTGTCTTCTGATGGGGAGGAAATGCAGAGCCTGCACTGGTCGAGCATTACCTTGGACGAAGCGCAGAACATCAAGAATATGTACACAAAACAATCGCGGACGATCCGGAAGTTTAAAGGCGACCATCATATCGCCTTAACGGGTACGCCGATTGAAAACCGGCTGTCTGAATTATGGTCGATTTTCGATTTCATCAATAAAGGCTACCTGTACCGCATTAAGCAGTTCCAAGAAACCTTCATGATTCCGATTGAACGTGATAATTCTGAAGAACATAAAGAAAAATTGCGGCAGCGGATTCAGCCATTCCTATTGCGCCGAACGAAAAAAGACCCGGATTTGCAGTTGAATCTGCCTGAAAAGCAGGAACAGTTGGAGTATTGTCCATTAACGCCTGAACAGGCCGCTCTTTACGAAGGACTGGTGCAGGATACGGTGCAGAAAATGGAGACGCTCACAGGTTTTGAGAAAAAAGGTCTGGTATTGAAAATGTTGAGCAAATTGAAGCAGCTATGTAATCATCCGTCTCTCTATTTGAAAGAGCCGTATACGAGCGCCGCTGAAGTCTTGCCTCGTTCTCAAAAACTGGAGCGCATTGTGACCTTGGCCGGGGAAATTGCTGAACGCGGGGAACAATGTTTGATATTTACGCAATATATCGGAATGGGGCATTTGCTGCAGCAGGCCATTAATGAATTGTATGGCCATGAAGTGCCGTTCTTGACCGGTAGCATGCCGAAACAACAACGTGATTCCCTAGTGGCTTCTTTCCAGGAAGGCAAATTCCCAATCTTCATCTTGTCCTTGAAAGCGGGTGGCACTGGCCTTAACTTAACGGCCGCGACACACGTTCTCCATGCCGACAGATGGTGGAACCCTGCCGTGGAAAACCAGGCGACTGACCGTGCCTATCGTATTGGACAGACGCAATTCGTTCATGTCCATAAATTTGTGACCATCGGGACAATTGAGGAAAAAATCGACTCCCTGCTGGTGCAAAAGCAGTCGATGTCCGAAGAATTTATCCAATCCAGCCAATGGATGACTGATCTTTCGGACACGGACTTGAAGGAACTGTTTACTTATTCACTTTAA
- a CDS encoding single-stranded DNA-binding protein gives MNQVGIVGRLTKDPSMRVMSEGRIHTSFIIAVSRNYKNQKGETETDYVLCSTWGKPAHNVSKYCVKGSLVAVTGRLQSRSYDKEDGTRIFVTEVLGDQIRFLDRRKSQEETAAQQETAQSDADFDFQPPGTEQVNV, from the coding sequence ATGAACCAAGTCGGAATTGTAGGACGTTTAACAAAAGATCCATCCATGCGTGTCATGAGTGAAGGGCGGATACATACATCCTTCATCATAGCGGTCTCCAGAAATTATAAAAATCAGAAAGGAGAAACGGAAACAGATTATGTTCTTTGCTCCACCTGGGGAAAGCCTGCTCACAATGTCTCGAAATACTGTGTTAAAGGTTCACTTGTCGCTGTCACAGGCCGCCTGCAATCGCGTTCTTATGACAAAGAAGATGGCACACGCATTTTTGTGACGGAAGTGCTCGGCGACCAGATCCGATTTCTCGACAGGAGAAAATCACAAGAAGAAACCGCCGCTCAGCAGGAGACAGCGCAGTCTGATGCAGACTTCGATTTCCAACCGCCGGGGACGGAGCAGGTAAACGTATAA
- a CDS encoding YwpF family protein translates to MKTFKMLSLGVEKDEQVMDYPVFDGIIINQENDERSWVLEMLIDLPHQEIFDQLMETQEVVSVQVVISYPGNEPAPFEVMIQDVKVMGEHASVLMKGTLKRARRKYAETLLSELLEDGLEGHELLERFETDMRTRPGLRKDEA, encoded by the coding sequence ATGAAAACATTTAAAATGCTGTCATTAGGTGTTGAAAAAGACGAGCAAGTGATGGACTATCCTGTTTTTGATGGGATTATCATCAACCAAGAAAATGATGAACGTTCATGGGTTCTTGAAATGCTGATCGATTTACCGCATCAAGAAATTTTTGATCAATTGATGGAAACTCAAGAAGTCGTATCTGTTCAAGTCGTAATTTCTTATCCTGGGAACGAACCGGCACCTTTTGAAGTTATGATTCAAGACGTAAAAGTGATGGGTGAGCATGCTTCGGTATTGATGAAAGGCACATTAAAACGGGCCCGTCGGAAATATGCAGAAACTTTGCTATCTGAGCTCTTAGAAGATGGACTTGAAGGCCATGAGCTTCTTGAACGTTTTGAAACTGATATGCGCACACGTCCTGGTCTTCGTAAAGACGAAGCTTAG
- the fabZ gene encoding 3-hydroxyacyl-ACP dehydratase FabZ encodes MLTTEQIQAILPHRYPFLMVDRMLEIEAGKKAVGLKNVSANEQFFNGHFPGYPVMPGVLIVEALAQVGAAAVLQMDANKGRLAFFTGIDNCRFKRQVVPGDQLRLEVELTKLRGSMGKGHAIATVDGEIACECDILFALGPVVEA; translated from the coding sequence TTGTTGACAACAGAACAAATTCAGGCAATTTTGCCGCATCGTTATCCGTTTTTGATGGTGGATCGTATGTTGGAAATCGAAGCGGGCAAGAAAGCTGTCGGTTTAAAAAACGTATCGGCAAATGAACAATTTTTTAATGGCCATTTTCCAGGGTATCCGGTAATGCCGGGTGTGCTGATCGTTGAAGCGCTGGCACAAGTCGGTGCTGCAGCTGTCTTGCAGATGGATGCCAACAAAGGTCGTCTAGCATTCTTCACAGGTATCGATAACTGCCGTTTTAAACGACAGGTCGTCCCAGGCGATCAATTGCGCCTGGAAGTTGAATTGACGAAACTTCGCGGTTCAATGGGTAAAGGGCATGCCATTGCCACAGTAGACGGAGAAATAGCCTGTGAATGCGACATTCTTTTTGCTTTAGGGCCAGTTGTTGAAGCATAA
- a CDS encoding DNA-directed RNA polymerase subunit beta: MAELKKNFSLRKKDEKKATDAKAPKKTWWVQIRLFPIWLRIIMVVALISLAAVFGAMVGFGVIGDGEPADALKWETWQHILDIMDGK; the protein is encoded by the coding sequence ATGGCTGAGCTGAAAAAAAACTTTTCTCTTCGGAAAAAAGATGAAAAAAAAGCAACAGATGCAAAAGCGCCGAAAAAGACATGGTGGGTGCAAATTCGTCTGTTTCCAATCTGGCTTCGTATTATCATGGTGGTCGCTTTGATTAGCTTAGCGGCTGTTTTTGGTGCAATGGTGGGCTTTGGTGTCATCGGAGATGGCGAACCAGCTGACGCTTTGAAATGGGAAACCTGGCAGCACATATTAGACATTATGGATGGGAAATAA
- the mreB gene encoding rod shape-determining protein: MFSKDIGIDLGTANVLIYVKGKGIILNEPSVVAMDRKTNEVLAVGKEARKMMGRTPKHIVAIRPLKDGVIHDFDVTEAMLKHFIHILKLKGFMTKPRILICCPTNVTSIEQNAIREVAEKAGGKKVYVEVEPKMAAIGAGLDIYQPSASMVIDIGGGTTDVAVLSMGDIVTSETIKTAGDRFDQQIMRYVKQHHKLLIGEKTAEKIKVEIGTALQHTEGKEMEIRGRDILTGFPKTLIITSMEVEQALRESVQLIVEAARMVLEKTPPELGSDIIESGAILTGGGALLDGLDQLLAKKLEVPVSIAENPMECVVLGTGLMLEAKENIFRQKNKVN; encoded by the coding sequence ATGTTTTCTAAAGATATTGGAATTGATCTAGGGACAGCGAATGTATTGATATACGTTAAAGGCAAAGGAATCATCTTAAATGAACCTTCTGTAGTGGCCATGGATCGGAAGACCAACGAAGTGCTGGCTGTGGGTAAAGAGGCTCGAAAAATGATGGGTAGGACGCCAAAGCATATAGTGGCTATTCGTCCATTAAAGGATGGTGTAATTCATGACTTTGACGTGACCGAAGCGATGCTGAAGCATTTTATTCACATATTAAAGTTGAAGGGTTTTATGACCAAGCCGCGCATCTTGATTTGCTGTCCGACAAATGTGACGAGTATCGAACAAAATGCAATTCGTGAAGTGGCCGAAAAAGCAGGCGGCAAGAAGGTTTATGTGGAAGTTGAGCCGAAAATGGCTGCCATTGGCGCTGGTCTCGATATCTATCAGCCTAGTGCCAGCATGGTCATCGATATTGGCGGTGGAACGACGGATGTCGCGGTCTTGTCCATGGGTGATATTGTGACGAGCGAAACGATTAAAACGGCGGGTGACCGGTTTGATCAGCAAATCATGCGGTATGTGAAACAGCATCATAAGCTGTTGATTGGGGAAAAAACTGCTGAGAAGATTAAGGTGGAGATTGGTACTGCATTACAGCATACTGAAGGAAAAGAGATGGAAATCCGTGGCCGCGATATTTTGACGGGGTTTCCGAAAACGTTGATCATCACATCGATGGAAGTCGAACAAGCACTTAGAGAATCCGTTCAATTAATTGTGGAGGCAGCGCGGATGGTGTTGGAGAAAACGCCGCCGGAACTGGGTTCTGATATTATTGAAAGTGGAGCAATCTTGACGGGAGGCGGCGCATTGCTGGATGGACTGGACCAACTACTGGCCAAAAAATTGGAAGTTCCGGTTTCTATCGCAGAGAATCCGATGGAATGCGTTGTCCTCGGCACAGGGTTAATGCTGGAAGCAAAAGAAAATATCTTTCGCCAAAAAAACAAAGTCAATTAG
- the murA gene encoding UDP-N-acetylglucosamine 1-carboxyvinyltransferase — protein sequence MDQIIVKGGQKLTGKVRVEGAKNAVLPVLAGALLASKGKSIIKEVPNLADVYTIQEVLKSLNVAVEYFPEKNEMLIDSSATLSSEAQFEYVRKMRASILVMGPVLARNGFARVALPGGCAIGSRPIDQHLKGFEAMGASITFGNGFVEAKTTGRLQGAKIYLDFPSVGATENIMMAAALAEGTTLIENAAKEPEIVDVANYINEMGGRVIGAGTDTMRIEGVEELHGAEHYIIPDRVEAGTFMVAAAITEGDVIIENAVPEHMAALISKMGEMGVDIQETAEGLRVRATRPLRSIDIKTMPHPGFPTDMQSQMMSLMLTATGNGILTETVFENRFMHVEEFRRMNASVKIEGRSVIMEGPSNLQGAEVAATDLRAAAALILAGLAADGITRVNELYHLDRGYVNFHSKLAALGADIERVTVEQVETKVGQLV from the coding sequence GTGGATCAGATCATTGTAAAAGGCGGCCAAAAGTTAACAGGAAAGGTACGAGTTGAAGGTGCTAAAAATGCAGTTCTTCCGGTGTTAGCCGGTGCATTATTGGCTTCGAAAGGCAAGAGTATCATTAAAGAGGTGCCTAATTTAGCAGATGTTTACACAATTCAAGAGGTCTTGAAAAGCTTGAATGTTGCTGTTGAGTATTTCCCAGAAAAAAATGAAATGCTGATTGATTCTTCAGCAACATTATCAAGTGAAGCCCAATTTGAGTATGTGCGTAAAATGCGCGCTTCGATTTTGGTGATGGGACCAGTTCTTGCACGTAATGGATTCGCTCGTGTGGCTTTGCCAGGTGGCTGTGCAATAGGTTCGCGTCCAATCGATCAGCACTTAAAAGGATTTGAAGCGATGGGCGCGAGCATCACATTTGGCAACGGTTTTGTCGAAGCAAAAACAACTGGGCGTTTACAGGGAGCAAAAATTTACTTAGATTTTCCAAGTGTTGGTGCAACTGAAAACATCATGATGGCTGCCGCATTGGCAGAAGGCACGACACTTATCGAAAATGCTGCCAAAGAGCCTGAAATTGTGGATGTAGCGAACTACATCAATGAAATGGGTGGCCGCGTTATTGGCGCAGGAACAGATACGATGCGCATTGAAGGCGTCGAAGAATTGCATGGCGCTGAGCATTATATCATTCCAGACCGTGTAGAAGCTGGAACCTTTATGGTGGCTGCTGCAATCACAGAAGGCGATGTTATCATTGAGAATGCTGTTCCAGAACATATGGCTGCCTTGATTTCTAAAATGGGTGAAATGGGTGTTGATATTCAGGAGACGGCAGAAGGATTGCGCGTCCGTGCGACTCGTCCACTTCGTTCAATCGATATCAAGACCATGCCACATCCTGGATTCCCAACAGATATGCAGTCACAAATGATGTCCTTGATGCTGACCGCTACAGGAAACGGCATCCTGACAGAAACTGTCTTTGAAAACCGCTTTATGCATGTGGAAGAATTCCGCCGCATGAATGCATCGGTTAAAATTGAAGGTCGTTCAGTAATCATGGAAGGCCCATCAAATCTTCAAGGCGCGGAAGTAGCAGCAACCGATTTAAGAGCTGCTGCCGCATTGATTTTGGCAGGACTTGCTGCAGACGGTATTACTCGAGTAAACGAACTTTATCATTTAGATCGCGGATACGTTAACTTTCATTCGAAACTGGCAGCTTTAGGCGCTGATATTGAGCGTGTTACTGTTGAACAAGTAGAAACGAAAGTTGGGCAATTGGTCTAA
- a CDS encoding DUF1146 family protein yields MEIMIGQTALISIFSHIFFSGVAFYAMRAVMFEKWIHKHHVLQAQILYIFLSIAIGTMVSTFFLNISSWSRQLPYLF; encoded by the coding sequence ATGGAAATCATGATTGGACAAACAGCGTTGATTTCAATCTTCAGCCATATTTTTTTCAGTGGGGTTGCATTTTATGCGATGCGTGCTGTGATGTTCGAAAAATGGATACACAAACACCATGTGCTGCAGGCACAAATTCTTTATATTTTTCTTAGTATTGCAATTGGGACCATGGTATCTACTTTTTTCCTGAATATTTCATCTTGGTCGAGGCAATTACCTTACCTATTTTAA
- a CDS encoding F0F1 ATP synthase subunit epsilon has protein sequence MKTITVNIVTPDGPVYDSEVSMVIAVTATGEIGVLPGHIPTVAPLGIGAVRLKKENSTELVAVNGGFLEIRPEKVTILAQSAESATDIDLARAQESAKRAEALLQANKDEIDFKRAELALKRAMNRINVYEGNI, from the coding sequence ATGAAGACCATTACAGTCAATATTGTCACTCCCGACGGCCCGGTATACGATTCAGAAGTATCTATGGTTATTGCAGTTACAGCAACAGGCGAAATAGGCGTTTTGCCCGGCCACATTCCGACAGTCGCTCCTCTTGGTATCGGTGCAGTCCGATTAAAAAAAGAGAACTCGACAGAATTGGTTGCTGTAAACGGCGGATTTCTTGAAATCCGCCCTGAAAAAGTGACCATTCTTGCACAATCGGCTGAAAGCGCAACAGACATTGATCTGGCACGTGCTCAGGAATCCGCTAAACGTGCAGAAGCACTTCTACAGGCAAATAAAGATGAAATCGACTTTAAACGTGCAGAATTGGCGTTAAAACGTGCGATGAATCGTATCAACGTTTATGAGGGTAACATTTAA